Proteins from one Salinispora arenicola genomic window:
- a CDS encoding glycosyltransferase family 4 protein: MSESRTLLVTNDFPPRPGGIQSFVHGLAVRQPPGSVVVYASRWRGAEEFDAAQPFTVVRENTRVLLPTPLVARRAARLAREYDCDTVWFGAAAPLGLLAAGLRRRAGIRRMVAQTHGHEAGWAALPGARTALHRIGRAVDVTTYLGEYTRLRLDRALRGATELRRLAPGVDLDTYHPAVDGESVRVRLGLADRPVVVCVSRLVPRKGQDMLIRALPGIRHRVPDAALLIVGGGPYRSALGKLARQVGVERDVVFTGTVPAAELPAHYAAGDVYAMPCRTRNRGLDVEGLGIVYLEASATGLPVVAGDSGGAPDAVRDGETGFVVRGRDVAQLVDRVATLLADRDLARQFGATGRAWVEREWRWETQATRMADLLRP; encoded by the coding sequence ATGAGCGAGAGCCGAACGTTGCTCGTCACGAACGACTTCCCGCCCCGGCCCGGGGGGATTCAGTCCTTCGTGCACGGCCTTGCGGTGCGCCAGCCCCCGGGGTCGGTGGTGGTCTACGCCTCGCGCTGGCGCGGCGCCGAGGAATTCGACGCCGCCCAGCCCTTCACGGTGGTGCGGGAGAACACCCGGGTGCTGCTGCCCACCCCGCTGGTGGCCCGGCGGGCAGCCCGGCTGGCCCGGGAGTACGACTGCGACACGGTGTGGTTCGGCGCGGCCGCGCCGCTCGGGCTGCTCGCCGCGGGGCTGCGGCGACGGGCCGGGATCCGTCGGATGGTGGCACAGACCCACGGGCATGAGGCCGGCTGGGCGGCCCTGCCCGGTGCCCGGACCGCGTTGCATCGCATCGGCCGGGCCGTCGACGTGACGACCTACCTGGGGGAGTACACGCGGCTCCGGCTGGACCGGGCGTTGCGCGGGGCGACCGAGCTGCGCCGGCTCGCACCCGGCGTCGACCTCGACACCTACCACCCGGCGGTCGACGGGGAGTCGGTGCGGGTGCGGCTCGGGCTGGCCGACCGGCCGGTGGTGGTCTGCGTGTCCCGGCTGGTGCCCCGGAAGGGACAGGACATGCTGATCCGGGCGTTGCCGGGGATCCGGCACCGGGTTCCGGACGCGGCGTTGCTGATCGTCGGGGGTGGACCATACCGAAGCGCGCTGGGGAAGCTGGCCCGGCAGGTCGGCGTCGAGCGTGATGTGGTGTTCACCGGCACCGTGCCGGCAGCCGAGCTGCCCGCGCACTACGCGGCCGGTGATGTGTACGCGATGCCCTGTCGCACCCGCAACCGGGGCTTGGACGTGGAGGGGCTGGGCATCGTCTACCTGGAGGCATCCGCGACTGGCCTGCCCGTGGTGGCCGGTGACTCCGGTGGCGCGCCGGACGCCGTGCGCGACGGTGAGACCGGTTTCGTGGTGCGCGGGCGCGACGTGGCCCAACTCGTCGACCGGGTGGCGACGCTGCTGGCCGACCGGGACCTTGCCCGCCAGTTCGGTGCCACCGGCCGGGCCTGGGTCGAACGTGAGTGGCGGTGGGAGACCCAGGCCACCCGCATGGCCGACCTCCTTCGCCCCTGA
- a CDS encoding SAM-dependent methyltransferase, protein MRRPDWAPDDIDIERPSVARMYDYYLGGSHNFAVDRAAAQTMVAAVPEAPLMAQANRAFLRRVVHFLVNAGVRQFLDIGSGIPTVGNVHEIAQQAAPESRVVYVDIDPVAVAHSQEILAGNDRATVVQEDLRHPERILSHPEVRRLLDLDQPTAVLVVAVLHFVPDHDRPAELLRTLRDALGAGSWLVLSQASAEGRADDSARSDAEAIYRRTDSPLWFRDRSELAVLFDGFELVEPGIVWVPQWHPETPESSVNAEESGFLGGVGRIGG, encoded by the coding sequence ATGCGACGGCCGGACTGGGCACCCGACGACATCGACATCGAGCGTCCCAGCGTCGCCCGCATGTACGACTATTACCTCGGCGGGTCACACAACTTCGCGGTGGACCGAGCAGCGGCGCAGACCATGGTCGCGGCTGTCCCCGAGGCCCCCCTGATGGCCCAGGCGAATCGCGCCTTTTTGCGCCGGGTGGTGCACTTCCTGGTGAATGCTGGCGTGCGGCAGTTCCTCGACATCGGATCTGGGATTCCCACCGTCGGCAATGTGCACGAAATCGCTCAGCAGGCCGCGCCCGAGTCTCGAGTCGTCTACGTCGATATCGACCCTGTGGCGGTGGCGCACAGCCAGGAAATCCTCGCCGGCAACGACCGGGCGACCGTTGTGCAGGAGGACCTGCGGCACCCTGAGCGCATTCTCAGCCACCCCGAGGTCCGTCGGCTACTCGATCTCGATCAGCCGACCGCGGTACTCGTTGTCGCCGTGCTGCACTTCGTCCCCGACCACGACCGCCCCGCTGAACTGCTGCGGACCCTCCGCGACGCCCTCGGCGCGGGAAGCTGGCTGGTGCTGTCGCAAGCCAGCGCCGAAGGACGTGCCGACGACAGTGCGCGAAGCGATGCCGAAGCGATCTACCGGCGCACCGACAGTCCGCTGTGGTTCCGTGACCGGTCCGAGTTGGCCGTACTCTTCGACGGCTTCGAGCTGGTCGAACCGGGGATAGTGTGGGTTCCGCAGTGGCATCCCGAGACCCCGGAGAGCAGCGTGAACGCCGAAGAGTCAGGGTTCCTCGGCGGTGTGGGGCGGATCGGTGGCTAA
- a CDS encoding response regulator transcription factor — MTTPTPAARTKVLLVDDHDLIRKGLRHAFERDRQFEVVGEAATAAEGVRQAGALQPDVVIMDLRLPDGSGLEATRALRKSSATMGIVVLTMYAGDDQLFGALEAGASAFVPKTAPADEVVAAARHAASSPSAFTAADLAEAMKRRLAPSGPQLSPREGQVLRLLADGMSVAGIAKQLFVSESTAKTHISKLYEKLGAANRAQALMTALRLGLLEAPDAPKF; from the coding sequence ATGACCACACCGACACCGGCAGCTCGTACCAAGGTCCTCCTTGTTGACGATCATGACCTGATCCGCAAGGGGCTTCGACACGCCTTCGAGCGCGACCGGCAGTTCGAGGTCGTCGGCGAGGCCGCCACCGCGGCCGAGGGCGTTCGCCAGGCCGGCGCCCTGCAACCGGACGTGGTCATTATGGACCTGCGGCTACCCGACGGCAGCGGCCTGGAGGCCACCCGCGCGCTGCGCAAGTCCAGCGCCACGATGGGCATCGTCGTGCTGACCATGTACGCGGGCGACGACCAGCTCTTCGGCGCGCTCGAGGCTGGCGCGAGCGCCTTTGTTCCGAAGACCGCCCCGGCGGACGAGGTCGTCGCTGCGGCCCGGCACGCCGCCTCCTCACCCAGCGCGTTTACCGCCGCCGACCTGGCTGAGGCGATGAAGCGCCGGCTGGCCCCATCCGGGCCGCAGCTCTCCCCACGCGAGGGGCAGGTGCTGCGCCTCCTCGCCGACGGGATGAGCGTGGCCGGCATCGCCAAGCAACTCTTCGTCAGCGAGTCCACTGCCAAGACGCACATTTCCAAACTGTACGAAAAGCTTGGCGCCGCCAACCGCGCCCAGGCGTTGATGACAGCGCTGCGGCTCGGCCTGCTCGAAGCACCAGACGCGCCGAAATTCTGA
- a CDS encoding putative bifunctional diguanylate cyclase/phosphodiesterase has translation MWGGSVAKPATATQPTAAKTPASSGMAVFAREWANAVTGTSYLPMTQAQLTGLLSRLAGQLAAALLAEPFDLRAGQQVGTELVNAHIASAEALGRTVEVVQLRLVRDLGLVAEDVEDRMARLLAAVATGYARALRDRTLDEQESIRRAAMAERTKAEQALRASEARFRHQATHDPLTDLPNRNLFTERLTAAVEAPERDTDRVGLCFLDLDQFKRVNDQYGHRAGDRVLTAVATRLREALSGHLVARLGGDAFVVLIERTGGTRDVIAVAEAALAAIHEPAVVAGTEVAVRTSIGIVERKVAGTSANELMRAADCTLHWAKAAGGGRWMIYDAERDRRELTRQALTAAIPTGLDRGEFYLDYQPLTSLRDGRLLGVEALVRWRHPELGVLRPDQFIGLAEETGLIVPLGGWVLAEACRVAGSWSGTGGEPFVSVNLAVRQVHRPGLVRDVRDLLRHTGLPPERLQLEITESAMMSPAEEPVRALRMLADLGVRIAIDDFGTGYSNLAYLRDLPVTELKVAGEFVAGLRASEPQADERILASLVSLAHALNLTVTAEGVETAGQAERLRAIGCDAGQGWHFGRPEPADRILARMG, from the coding sequence GTGTGGGGCGGATCGGTGGCTAAGCCGGCCACCGCGACCCAGCCGACCGCTGCCAAGACGCCGGCCAGCTCGGGCATGGCGGTCTTCGCCCGGGAGTGGGCGAATGCGGTAACCGGCACGAGCTACCTACCGATGACCCAGGCACAGCTCACCGGGCTACTCAGCCGCCTCGCCGGGCAATTGGCGGCGGCCCTGCTCGCCGAGCCGTTCGACCTGCGAGCCGGCCAGCAGGTCGGCACCGAACTGGTGAACGCACACATCGCCTCCGCCGAAGCGTTGGGGCGGACTGTCGAGGTCGTCCAGCTACGCCTGGTACGCGATCTGGGCCTGGTCGCCGAGGACGTGGAGGACCGGATGGCCCGGCTACTCGCCGCCGTGGCCACCGGTTACGCACGGGCGCTGCGCGACCGCACGTTGGACGAGCAGGAGTCGATCCGACGGGCCGCGATGGCTGAGCGCACGAAGGCCGAACAGGCGCTGCGGGCCAGCGAGGCCCGTTTTCGGCACCAGGCCACCCACGATCCGCTCACCGATCTACCGAACCGAAACCTCTTCACCGAACGGCTCACCGCGGCGGTCGAGGCGCCGGAGCGGGACACGGACCGGGTCGGCCTCTGCTTCCTCGACCTGGACCAGTTCAAGCGGGTCAACGACCAGTACGGACACCGGGCCGGCGACCGGGTGCTGACGGCGGTGGCGACCCGACTGCGGGAGGCCCTCAGCGGGCACCTGGTCGCCCGGCTGGGCGGCGACGCGTTCGTCGTCCTGATCGAACGCACCGGCGGTACCCGGGACGTGATCGCGGTGGCCGAGGCGGCCCTCGCCGCCATACACGAACCGGCTGTGGTGGCCGGTACCGAGGTGGCCGTGCGGACCAGCATCGGCATCGTGGAACGGAAGGTCGCGGGCACCTCCGCGAACGAGCTGATGCGGGCCGCCGACTGCACCCTGCACTGGGCCAAGGCCGCCGGCGGCGGTCGGTGGATGATCTACGACGCCGAACGCGACCGCCGGGAGCTCACCCGCCAGGCACTGACCGCGGCGATCCCGACCGGGCTGGACCGGGGTGAGTTCTACCTCGACTACCAGCCGCTGACCTCGCTGCGCGACGGCCGGCTGCTGGGCGTGGAGGCGCTGGTGCGCTGGCGGCATCCGGAGCTGGGTGTGCTGCGCCCGGACCAGTTCATCGGTCTCGCCGAGGAGACTGGGTTGATCGTCCCGCTCGGTGGGTGGGTACTCGCGGAGGCATGCCGGGTGGCGGGCAGCTGGTCGGGCACCGGCGGGGAGCCGTTCGTCAGCGTCAACCTGGCCGTGCGGCAGGTGCACCGGCCGGGTCTGGTGCGGGATGTCCGCGACCTCCTGCGGCACACCGGGCTGCCGCCGGAGCGCCTCCAGCTGGAAATCACCGAGAGCGCCATGATGAGCCCGGCCGAGGAGCCGGTGCGGGCGCTGCGGATGCTCGCCGACCTCGGTGTCCGCATCGCCATCGACGACTTCGGCACCGGCTACAGCAACCTGGCGTACCTGCGTGACCTGCCGGTGACCGAGCTGAAGGTGGCCGGGGAGTTCGTTGCCGGGTTGCGCGCATCGGAGCCCCAGGCGGACGAACGGATCCTCGCGTCGTTGGTGTCGCTGGCCCACGCGCTGAACCTGACCGTCACCGCAGAAGGGGTGGAGACGGCAGGGCAGGCCGAACGGTTGCGGGCCATCGGCTGCGACGCCGGCCAGGGCTGGCACTTCGGCCGACCGGAGCCGGCCGACCGGATCCTGGCCCGGATGGGCTGA